In Bradysia coprophila strain Holo2 unplaced genomic scaffold, BU_Bcop_v1 contig_358, whole genome shotgun sequence, one DNA window encodes the following:
- the LOC119081720 gene encoding xanthine dehydrogenase-like isoform X1, with the protein MCSEGGCGACIVSVTGAHPVSKEEKTWAVNSCLTSVFSCHGLSITTVEGIGSRHNGYHTIQKRLAHLNGTQCGYCSPGMVMNMYSLLEAKNGKVSMEEVENSFGGNICRCTGYRPILDAFKSLAYDADKKLIKACQDIEDLTKICPKTGSACAGLCNKGTGALKMTFDDQKEWYKVTTVDEIFSIWAKSGDRPYMLVGGNTAHGVYRRKDNLQIFIDVSGVEQLRTHSIGSEIVLGGNVTLTETMHILTNVSNKSGFEYAKHLSHHIDLIASVPVRNAGTIAGNLSIKHANVEFPSDMFLILEAAGAKLSIAEGPNKTTVISVADYLYFNMDKKIILNVILPALNPKVYTYRSYKIMPRAQNAHAYVNAGFLMKFDKGVIQAARVCFGGIHPEFVHAIETEKYLIGKDLHTNETLQQALAILTSEIKPDWVLPDACPEYRKNLAAALFYKFVLNTCPSYQVNREFVSGGTILERPISSGTHVFDTFVDRYPLTQKVPKYEGLIQCSGELKYINDMDPINGELYAAFVQAEKVHSYVDTIDASEALKIPGVEYFFSAKDIPGENNFMPKAIVGNFGSGNVEEVLLSSDNPVLYNGQPVGLILATTFQLANRAVKKVKITYRKPETQKPIITTLHDAHEMKATDRYFQLPYVQIAPTKTDISTVGAKKVVGTFDIGSQYHYTMEPQTTCCLPAEDGIDVISSSQWIHLTQVAVANALNIPHNSVNMFFRRIGGGYGAKITRSAQVACASAIACKLTNRPIRFVMTLEANMEVMGKRYALLNEYDVDVDDDGKILKMVNNFAQDFGSNPNEPVSFNTINHVKNCYTFDTWTVNCNGVLTNAPSHTYCRAPGTTEGLAMIENIIEHIARVTGKDLLSVRLANMTDGNKMRTMLPDFLKDVDFDKRKSVIDEFNRNNRWRKRGIAFVPMEYPQPYFGMIPIVVAIYPHDGTVSVSHGGVECGQGINTKVAQVAAHCLGISLDMISIKRLDNVAGANGICTGGSIASEAVCMGVKKACEELLARMKPVRDELGNPEWTALTQACYDKLIDLSCKTTYNKNEMQEYTIWGCAAAEIEIDLLTGNLQLTRVDLLEDTGESMSPGIDLGQVEGAFVMGIGYWLTESLVYGQENGELLSNRTWTYKPPDSVNHPPGAKDIPIDFRVTFLRNSSNEGGVLRSKATGEPPLCMSVVVIFALRHALESARSDAGITDEWFEMGAPSTPDTLFLKAGHSLKNFLLK; encoded by the exons ATGTGCTCTGAAGGTGGTTGCGGAGCTTGCATTGTTAGTGTAACAGGTGCTCATCCCGTTTCgaaggaagaaaaaacatGGGCCGTCAATTCT TGCCTAACATCGGTGTTTTCATGCCATGGTTTGAGTATCACGACCGTAGAAGGAATCGGTAGCAGACACAATGGCTATCATACAATTCAGAAGCGACTAGCTCATTTGAATGGAACCCAATGTGGATATTGCTCTCCTGGTATGGTCATGAACATGTACAGTTTGTTGGAAGCGAAAAATGGCAAAGTGTCGATGGAAGAAGTTGAGAATTCGTTTGGTGGAAATATCTGTAGATGTACGGGATACAGACCGATACTGGATGCGTTCAAATCGTTGGCCTACGATGCGGATAAGAAATTGATCAAGGCGTGTCAG GATATAGAAGACTTGACAAAAATATGTCCCAAAACTGGCTCTGCGTGTGCTGGGCTTTGTAACAAAGGTACAGGAGCGTTGAAGATGACGTTTGATGATCAAAAGGAATGGTACAAGGTAACCACTGTCGATGAGATATTCAGTATTTGGGCAAAATCAGGAGACAGACCGTATATGTTGGTGGGAGGAAATACAGCCCATG GTGTATACCGTCGCAAAGATAATCtgcaaattttcattgatgtGTCTGGTGTGGAACAGCTTCGTACACATTCGATTGGGTCGGAAATAGTCTTGGGAGGAAATGTCACCCTTACAGAAACTATGCACATCTTAACGAACGTATCAAATAAATCGGGCTTTGAATACGCAAAGCATTTAAGTCATCATATCGACTTAATAGCATCTGTTCCCGTTAGAAAT GCAGGAACGATTGCCGGAAACCTAAGCATTAAGCATGCAAATGTCGAATTTCCATCTGACATGTTTCTGATATTGGAAGCAGCCGGAGCGAAATTGTCGATTGCTGAAGGTCCCAATAAGACCACAGTAATATCCGTTGCTGACTATCTGTATTTTAATATGGACAAAAAGATTATCCTGAACGTTATTCTACCTGCATTAAACCCCAAAGTGTATACGTACAGGTCATACAAG atAATGCCACGAGCTCAAAACGCACATGCCTACGTTAATGCCGGATTCCTGATGAAATTCGATAAAGGTGTTATTCAAGCGGCAAGAGTTTGTTTCGGTGGAATCCATCCGGAATTCGTGCATGCCATTGAGACGGAAAAATATCTAATTGGAAAGGATTTGCACACGAATGAAACGCTTCAGCAAGCACTCGCCATTCTAACATCCGAAATTAAACCCGATTGGGTTCTACCCGATGCGTGTCCAGAATATCGCAAAAACTTGGCTGCTGCTTTGTTCTACAAATTCGTTCTGAACACATGTCCATCGTATCAGGTCAATCGAGAATTTGTTTCCGGCGGAACAATTCTAGAGCGACCGATTTCATCCGGCACGCATGTTTTTGATACATTTGTCGATCGTTACCCGTTGACCCAGAAAGTGCCAAAGTATGAAGGTCTCATCCAATGTTCTGGTGAATTGAAATATATTAATGACATGGATCCGATCAACGGCGAACTGTATGCAGCATTTGTTCAAGCTGAAAAAGTGCATTCGTATGTTGATACCATTGATGCATCTGAGGCATTG AAAATCCCCGGCGTGGAATACTTTTTTTCTGCTAAGGACATACCGGGCGAAAACAATTTCATGCCGAAAGCAAtagttggaaattttggatCGGGTAACGTTGAGGAAGTTTTGTTGAGCAGCGACAACCCAGTTCTATACAATGGTCAACCAGTTGGTCTTATATTAGCCACTACATTTCAGTTAGCTAATCGGGCAGTaaagaaagttaaaattaCTTATAGAAAACCAGAAACAC AGAAACCAATCATAACAACACTGCACGATGCCCACGAAATGAAAGCAACGGATAGATATTTCCAATTACCTTACGTTCAGATTGCACCAACTAAAACCGACATAAGTACCGTGGGTGCAAAGAAAGTAGTCGGCACGTTTGATATTGGTTCTCAG TATCACTACACCATGGAGCCCCAAACCACATGTTGTTTACCAGCTGAAGACGGTATTGATGTCATATCCAGTTCGCAGTGGATACATCTGACTCAAGTGGCTGTGGCAAATGCTCTGAACATTCCACATAACAGCGTCAACATGTTTTTCCGGCGCATTGGAGGAGGATACGGAGCAAAAATTACACGATCAGCTCAGGTCGCTTGCGCCAGCGCAATTGCGTGTAAGCTTACGAATCGACCGATTAGATTTGTGATGACACTGGAAGCCAACATGGAAGTGATGGGTAAACGATACGCATTGTTGAATGAATACGACGTAGATGTTGATGATGACGGGAAGATTCTGAAGATGGTCAATAATTTTGCGCAAGACTTTGGTTCTAATCCGAATGAACCAGTCTCATTTAACACCATAAATCACGTTAAAAATTGCTATACATTTGATACGTGGACGGTTAACTGTAACGGAGTTTTGACTAATGCTCCCAGTCACACATATTGCCGTGCTCCAGGCACAACGGAAGGCCTGGCTATGATTGAGAATATAATTGAACATATTGCTAGAGTAACTGGCAAGGATTTGTTATCAGTTCGATTGGCAAACATGACGGACGGAAACAAAATGAGAACAATGCTACCTGATTTTTTGAAAGATGTTG attttgaCAAACGCAAATCCGTTATCGATGAATTCAATCGGAACAATCGTTGGCGAAAACGGGGCATAGCATTCGTTCCAATGGAATATCCCCAGCCCTACTTTGGAATGATTCCAATTGTAGTGGCTATTTACCCTCATGATGGCACTGTTTCCG TCAGCCACGGTGGAGTCGAGTGTGGTCAGGGCATCAATACGAAAGTCGCTCAAGTAGCCGCGCATTGCTTAGGTATTTCATTGGACATGATCAGCATTAAACGTTTGGACAATGTTGCTGGAGCGAATGGCATTTGCACCGGTGGCAGTATAGCTAGCGAAGCCGTTTGTATGGGTGTGAAAAAAGCATGCGAAGAATTGTTGGCCCGCATGAAACCTGTACGCGATGAGCTGGGCAATCCCGAATGGACTGCATTAACTCAAGCTTGCTACGATAAATTGATAGATTTGAGTTGCAAGACAACTTACAACAAGAATGAGATGCAAGAATATACGATTTGGGGATGCGCCGCCGCTGAAATTGAAATCGATCTTCTGACCGGCAATCTTCAGCTCACTCGTGTTGATCTATTGGAAGATACAGGAGAAAGTATGAGCCCCGGCATCGATCTGGGACAAGTCGAAGGGGCATTTGTAATGGGAATTGGTTATTGGTTAACTGAGAGCCTAGTATATGGTCAAGAAAACGGAGAGCTTTTATCGAATCGCACCTGGACGTATAAACCACCAg ATTCCGTAAACCATCCACCAGGTGCTAAAGATATACCGATCGATTTTCGAGTCACCTTTTTGCGAAACAGTTCGAACGAGGGCGGTGTTTTACGATCGAAAG CCACTGGCGAGCCTCCATTGTGTATGTCTGTTGTTGTCATTTTTGCTCTTCGGCACGCGTTGGAATCGGCTAGGAGTGATGCAGGCATTACGGATGAATGGTTCGAAATGGGTGCACCGTCTACACCGGACACACTATTCTTGAAGGCGGGTCAttctttgaagaattttttgttaaaatga
- the LOC119081819 gene encoding uncharacterized protein LOC119081819, with protein MLLKLCPIRVDRLLLKFNNLPLTRKTITTTPIRSDMFNIGKRMKNEQRFKTMDKIDPNFELIYRAPFEYMTAFCQHVPAISLLSISSVYAYKLANGMHAIEPDAQLVLGPYMSDGSDLIVLCAAFYVMNLSLLYFVRKYPLRIYKSDKEYRAIFEGFLPLRPRQWSFKQGDMSKAKSILPWHECIYKIKDKKVLVFSHHFKKPIHFNDMLHK; from the exons atGCTGCTCAAACTTTGTCCCATTCGTGTCGATCGATTGTTATTAAAATTCAACAATCTTCCACTAACAAG GAAAACCATAACCACAACTCCAATTAGATCAGATATGTTCAACATCGggaaacgaatgaaaaatgagCAAAGGTTCAAGACGATGGACAAAATCGATCCGAACTTTGAACTAATTTACCGGGCACCGTTCGAATATATGACTGCATTTTGTCAACACGTTCCGGCAATAAGTTTGCTCTCGATATCGTCCGTATATGCATACAAACTAGCAAACGGCATGCATGCCATTGAACCAGATGCTCAGTTAGTATTAGGACCGTACATGTCCGATGGCTCAGATTTAATTGTACTCTGTGCAGCTTTTTATGTCATGAATCTGTCTCTGTTATACTTCGTTAGAAAATATCCGCTGAGAATTTACAAATCGGACAAGGA GTACCGTGCCATTTTCGAAGGATTCTTACCGCTTCGACCGAGACAGTGGAGTTTTAAGCAAGGAGATATGAGTAAAGCAAAAAGTATTTTGCCATGGCACGAAtgtatttacaaaattaaggATAAAAAGGTGCTGGTGTTCTCGCATCACTTTAAAAAGCCCATTCACTTTAATGATATGCTGCACAAGTAG
- the LOC119081720 gene encoding xanthine dehydrogenase-like isoform X2, with protein MCSEGGCGACIVSVTGAHPVSKEEKTWAVNSCLTSVFSCHGLSITTVEGIGSRHNGYHTIQKRLAHLNGTQCGYCSPGMVMNMYSLLEAKNGKVSMEEVENSFGGNICRCTGYRPILDAFKSLAYDADKKLIKACQDIEDLTKICPKTGSACAGLCNKGTGALKMTFDDQKEWYKVTTVDEIFSIWAKSGDRPYMLVGGNTAHGVYRRKDNLQIFIDVSGVEQLRTHSIGSEIVLGGNVTLTETMHILTNVSNKSGFEYAKHLSHHIDLIASVPVRNAGTIAGNLSIKHANVEFPSDMFLILEAAGAKLSIAEGPNKTTVISVADYLYFNMDKKIILNVILPALNPKVYTYRSYKIMPRAQNAHAYVNAGFLMKFDKGVIQAARVCFGGIHPEFVHAIETEKYLIGKDLHTNETLQQALAILTSEIKPDWVLPDACPEYRKNLAAALFYKFVLNTCPSYQVNREFVSGGTILERPISSGTHVFDTFVDRYPLTQKVPKYEGLIQCSGELKYINDMDPINGELYAAFVQAEKVHSYVDTIDASEALKIPGVEYFFSAKDIPGENNFMPKAIVGNFGSGNVEEVLLSSDNPVLYNGQPVGLILATTFQLANRAVKKVKITYRKPETQKPIITTLHDAHEMKATDRYFQLPYVQIAPTKTDISTVGAKKVVGTFDIGSQYHYTMEPQTTCCLPAEDGIDVISSSQWIHLTQVAVANALNIPHNSVNMFFRRIGGGYGAKITRSAQVACASAIACKLTNRPIRFVMTLEANMEVMGKRYALLNEYDVDVDDDGKILKMVNNFAQDFGSNPNEPVSFNTINHVKNCYTFDTWTVNCNGVLTNAPSHTYCRAPGTTEGLAMIENIIEHIARVTGKDLLSVRLANMTDGNKMRTMLPDFLKDVDFDKRKSVIDEFNRNNRWRKRGIAFVPMEYPQPYFGMIPIVVAIYPHDGTVSVSHGGVECGQGINTKVAQVAAHCLGISLDMISIKRLDNVAGANGICTGGSIASEAVCMGVKKACEELLARMKPVRDELGNPEWTALTQACYDKLIDLSCKTTYNKNEMQEYTIWGCAAAEIEIDLLTGNLQLTRVDLLEDTGESMSPGIDLGQVEGAFVMGIGYWLTESLVYGQENGELLSNRTWTYKPPGAKDIPIDFRVTFLRNSSNEGGVLRSKATGEPPLCMSVVVIFALRHALESARSDAGITDEWFEMGAPSTPDTLFLKAGHSLKNFLLK; from the exons ATGTGCTCTGAAGGTGGTTGCGGAGCTTGCATTGTTAGTGTAACAGGTGCTCATCCCGTTTCgaaggaagaaaaaacatGGGCCGTCAATTCT TGCCTAACATCGGTGTTTTCATGCCATGGTTTGAGTATCACGACCGTAGAAGGAATCGGTAGCAGACACAATGGCTATCATACAATTCAGAAGCGACTAGCTCATTTGAATGGAACCCAATGTGGATATTGCTCTCCTGGTATGGTCATGAACATGTACAGTTTGTTGGAAGCGAAAAATGGCAAAGTGTCGATGGAAGAAGTTGAGAATTCGTTTGGTGGAAATATCTGTAGATGTACGGGATACAGACCGATACTGGATGCGTTCAAATCGTTGGCCTACGATGCGGATAAGAAATTGATCAAGGCGTGTCAG GATATAGAAGACTTGACAAAAATATGTCCCAAAACTGGCTCTGCGTGTGCTGGGCTTTGTAACAAAGGTACAGGAGCGTTGAAGATGACGTTTGATGATCAAAAGGAATGGTACAAGGTAACCACTGTCGATGAGATATTCAGTATTTGGGCAAAATCAGGAGACAGACCGTATATGTTGGTGGGAGGAAATACAGCCCATG GTGTATACCGTCGCAAAGATAATCtgcaaattttcattgatgtGTCTGGTGTGGAACAGCTTCGTACACATTCGATTGGGTCGGAAATAGTCTTGGGAGGAAATGTCACCCTTACAGAAACTATGCACATCTTAACGAACGTATCAAATAAATCGGGCTTTGAATACGCAAAGCATTTAAGTCATCATATCGACTTAATAGCATCTGTTCCCGTTAGAAAT GCAGGAACGATTGCCGGAAACCTAAGCATTAAGCATGCAAATGTCGAATTTCCATCTGACATGTTTCTGATATTGGAAGCAGCCGGAGCGAAATTGTCGATTGCTGAAGGTCCCAATAAGACCACAGTAATATCCGTTGCTGACTATCTGTATTTTAATATGGACAAAAAGATTATCCTGAACGTTATTCTACCTGCATTAAACCCCAAAGTGTATACGTACAGGTCATACAAG atAATGCCACGAGCTCAAAACGCACATGCCTACGTTAATGCCGGATTCCTGATGAAATTCGATAAAGGTGTTATTCAAGCGGCAAGAGTTTGTTTCGGTGGAATCCATCCGGAATTCGTGCATGCCATTGAGACGGAAAAATATCTAATTGGAAAGGATTTGCACACGAATGAAACGCTTCAGCAAGCACTCGCCATTCTAACATCCGAAATTAAACCCGATTGGGTTCTACCCGATGCGTGTCCAGAATATCGCAAAAACTTGGCTGCTGCTTTGTTCTACAAATTCGTTCTGAACACATGTCCATCGTATCAGGTCAATCGAGAATTTGTTTCCGGCGGAACAATTCTAGAGCGACCGATTTCATCCGGCACGCATGTTTTTGATACATTTGTCGATCGTTACCCGTTGACCCAGAAAGTGCCAAAGTATGAAGGTCTCATCCAATGTTCTGGTGAATTGAAATATATTAATGACATGGATCCGATCAACGGCGAACTGTATGCAGCATTTGTTCAAGCTGAAAAAGTGCATTCGTATGTTGATACCATTGATGCATCTGAGGCATTG AAAATCCCCGGCGTGGAATACTTTTTTTCTGCTAAGGACATACCGGGCGAAAACAATTTCATGCCGAAAGCAAtagttggaaattttggatCGGGTAACGTTGAGGAAGTTTTGTTGAGCAGCGACAACCCAGTTCTATACAATGGTCAACCAGTTGGTCTTATATTAGCCACTACATTTCAGTTAGCTAATCGGGCAGTaaagaaagttaaaattaCTTATAGAAAACCAGAAACAC AGAAACCAATCATAACAACACTGCACGATGCCCACGAAATGAAAGCAACGGATAGATATTTCCAATTACCTTACGTTCAGATTGCACCAACTAAAACCGACATAAGTACCGTGGGTGCAAAGAAAGTAGTCGGCACGTTTGATATTGGTTCTCAG TATCACTACACCATGGAGCCCCAAACCACATGTTGTTTACCAGCTGAAGACGGTATTGATGTCATATCCAGTTCGCAGTGGATACATCTGACTCAAGTGGCTGTGGCAAATGCTCTGAACATTCCACATAACAGCGTCAACATGTTTTTCCGGCGCATTGGAGGAGGATACGGAGCAAAAATTACACGATCAGCTCAGGTCGCTTGCGCCAGCGCAATTGCGTGTAAGCTTACGAATCGACCGATTAGATTTGTGATGACACTGGAAGCCAACATGGAAGTGATGGGTAAACGATACGCATTGTTGAATGAATACGACGTAGATGTTGATGATGACGGGAAGATTCTGAAGATGGTCAATAATTTTGCGCAAGACTTTGGTTCTAATCCGAATGAACCAGTCTCATTTAACACCATAAATCACGTTAAAAATTGCTATACATTTGATACGTGGACGGTTAACTGTAACGGAGTTTTGACTAATGCTCCCAGTCACACATATTGCCGTGCTCCAGGCACAACGGAAGGCCTGGCTATGATTGAGAATATAATTGAACATATTGCTAGAGTAACTGGCAAGGATTTGTTATCAGTTCGATTGGCAAACATGACGGACGGAAACAAAATGAGAACAATGCTACCTGATTTTTTGAAAGATGTTG attttgaCAAACGCAAATCCGTTATCGATGAATTCAATCGGAACAATCGTTGGCGAAAACGGGGCATAGCATTCGTTCCAATGGAATATCCCCAGCCCTACTTTGGAATGATTCCAATTGTAGTGGCTATTTACCCTCATGATGGCACTGTTTCCG TCAGCCACGGTGGAGTCGAGTGTGGTCAGGGCATCAATACGAAAGTCGCTCAAGTAGCCGCGCATTGCTTAGGTATTTCATTGGACATGATCAGCATTAAACGTTTGGACAATGTTGCTGGAGCGAATGGCATTTGCACCGGTGGCAGTATAGCTAGCGAAGCCGTTTGTATGGGTGTGAAAAAAGCATGCGAAGAATTGTTGGCCCGCATGAAACCTGTACGCGATGAGCTGGGCAATCCCGAATGGACTGCATTAACTCAAGCTTGCTACGATAAATTGATAGATTTGAGTTGCAAGACAACTTACAACAAGAATGAGATGCAAGAATATACGATTTGGGGATGCGCCGCCGCTGAAATTGAAATCGATCTTCTGACCGGCAATCTTCAGCTCACTCGTGTTGATCTATTGGAAGATACAGGAGAAAGTATGAGCCCCGGCATCGATCTGGGACAAGTCGAAGGGGCATTTGTAATGGGAATTGGTTATTGGTTAACTGAGAGCCTAGTATATGGTCAAGAAAACGGAGAGCTTTTATCGAATCGCACCTGGACGTATAAACCACCAg GTGCTAAAGATATACCGATCGATTTTCGAGTCACCTTTTTGCGAAACAGTTCGAACGAGGGCGGTGTTTTACGATCGAAAG CCACTGGCGAGCCTCCATTGTGTATGTCTGTTGTTGTCATTTTTGCTCTTCGGCACGCGTTGGAATCGGCTAGGAGTGATGCAGGCATTACGGATGAATGGTTCGAAATGGGTGCACCGTCTACACCGGACACACTATTCTTGAAGGCGGGTCAttctttgaagaattttttgttaaaatga